In one window of Streptomyces sp. NBC_01224 DNA:
- a CDS encoding SWIM zinc finger family protein has protein sequence MSPSVPGPRRAPTRGRRAFAATWWGQAWVTALEDSTLDSGRLSRGRTYARQGMVGPVTIAPGQVKAAVQGSRPRPYRSAVHLPVLTDAQWDTLLDTIAARAGHLAALLDGEMPAELVDDARHAGVPLLPQPTELDPECSCPDWGYPCKHAAALCYAIAATIDADPFVVFALRGRGREEALAQLRARRTAAQATSTPPSPAGVPAAGTYAAWAALAEHSPPLPELPEPAPHTAALPAAPPPGTGLSTADLERLMADTATRAAQVLKGDTTSLHLSQHEDATRIAASNCGPEWFHHLIQNTGAKPTAFVRLTRAWRYGGPTGITVAEQPHTPDPTAMTAARSALTEALAEMATTPVALRTWRNRLTLTDHRIQLRLGPDTRWHPYLQDGDGEWWPSAPAGPDPVTALTSVWQQTER, from the coding sequence ATGAGCCCCTCGGTCCCCGGCCCGCGCCGCGCGCCCACCCGCGGCAGGCGTGCCTTCGCCGCGACCTGGTGGGGCCAGGCATGGGTAACGGCCCTTGAGGACTCCACCCTGGACTCGGGGCGCCTGTCCCGCGGACGCACCTACGCCCGCCAGGGCATGGTCGGGCCCGTCACCATCGCCCCCGGCCAGGTCAAAGCCGCCGTCCAGGGCAGCAGGCCCCGTCCCTACCGCTCCGCCGTCCACCTGCCTGTCCTCACCGACGCCCAGTGGGACACCCTCCTCGACACCATCGCGGCCCGGGCCGGGCATCTCGCCGCACTCCTCGACGGCGAGATGCCCGCCGAACTCGTCGACGACGCCCGCCACGCCGGCGTACCCCTGCTCCCGCAGCCCACCGAACTCGACCCCGAATGTTCCTGCCCCGACTGGGGCTACCCCTGCAAACACGCCGCCGCGCTCTGCTACGCCATCGCCGCGACCATCGACGCCGACCCCTTCGTGGTGTTCGCCCTGCGCGGCCGCGGACGAGAGGAGGCCCTCGCCCAGCTGCGCGCCCGCCGTACGGCCGCCCAGGCGACCTCCACCCCACCGTCCCCAGCCGGCGTGCCGGCCGCGGGCACCTACGCAGCCTGGGCCGCACTGGCCGAACACTCTCCGCCCCTTCCCGAACTCCCCGAACCGGCGCCCCACACCGCCGCGCTGCCCGCCGCCCCGCCACCCGGCACCGGTCTGTCCACCGCGGACCTCGAACGCCTCATGGCGGACACCGCCACACGCGCCGCACAGGTGCTCAAGGGTGACACCACCAGCCTGCATCTGTCCCAGCACGAGGACGCGACACGGATCGCCGCGAGCAACTGCGGCCCCGAGTGGTTCCACCACCTCATCCAGAACACCGGTGCCAAACCGACCGCGTTCGTCCGCCTCACCCGCGCCTGGCGGTATGGCGGCCCAACCGGCATCACCGTCGCCGAACAGCCCCACACCCCCGACCCGACGGCGATGACAGCCGCCCGCTCCGCCCTGACCGAGGCCCTCGCCGAAATGGCCACCACCCCGGTCGCCCTCAGGACCTGGCGCAACCGCCTCACGCTCACCGACCACCGCATCCAGCTGCGCCTGGGCCCTGACACTCGCTGGCACCCTTACCTCCAGGACGGCGACGGCGAGTGGTGGCCATCAGCGCCGGCCGGTCCGGACCCCGTCACGGCGCTCACCTCCGTCTGGCAGCAGACGGAGAGGTGA
- a CDS encoding chondroitinase family protein, producing MAGSRRLLLGVDLQRDAHRHRRRRALRVRAGEPHDCWFEFRLDFTGRRTAWVRYAYDMHGRPHLAMDTVRIITPRRPGPASATTGEADTAPWRTVPGDGNRES from the coding sequence ATGGCAGGGAGCCGTCGACTCCTTCTCGGTGTGGATCTACAACGAGACGCCCACCGGCATCGACGACGTCGTGCGCTTCGAGTTCGGGCAGGGGAGCCGCACGACTGCTGGTTCGAGTTCCGGCTGGACTTCACCGGTCGGCGTACCGCCTGGGTGCGCTACGCGTACGACATGCACGGCCGTCCGCACCTCGCCATGGACACCGTCCGTATCATCACGCCCCGCAGGCCCGGGCCCGCATCAGCCACTACAGGCGAAGCGGACACAGCCCCTTGGCGGACGGTACCGGGTGACGGAAATCGGGAGTCGTGA